A window of Xylophilus sp. GW821-FHT01B05 contains these coding sequences:
- a CDS encoding gamma carbonic anhydrase family protein, with protein sequence MAIYELDGTVPRIADSAWVADSAQVLGNVELGEDASVWFGTVLRGDSDLIRVGRGSNIQDLSVLHTDAGVPLTIGDNVTVGHQVMLHGCTIGDETLIGIGAVVLNRARIGKNCLVGAGSLVTEGKEFPDGSMIIGSPAKVVKQLSPEQIEGLRQSARHYVENARRFKSGLHRIG encoded by the coding sequence ATGGCTATCTATGAGTTGGATGGAACCGTGCCCCGCATCGCCGATTCGGCCTGGGTGGCCGACAGTGCGCAGGTGCTGGGCAATGTAGAGCTGGGCGAGGACGCCAGCGTCTGGTTCGGCACGGTGCTGCGCGGCGATAGCGACCTGATCCGTGTCGGCCGTGGCAGCAACATCCAGGACCTGAGCGTGCTGCATACGGATGCCGGCGTGCCGCTCACCATCGGCGACAACGTCACGGTCGGCCACCAGGTCATGCTGCACGGCTGCACCATTGGCGACGAGACGCTGATCGGTATCGGCGCGGTGGTGCTCAACCGGGCCCGCATCGGCAAGAACTGCCTGGTCGGGGCCGGTTCGCTGGTGACCGAGGGCAAGGAGTTCCCGGACGGCTCGATGATCATCGGCAGCCCGGCGAAGGTGGTGAAGCAGCTCAGCCCGGAGCAGATCGAAGGGTTGCGGCAGAGCGCCCGGCACTATGTGGAGAATGCGCGCCGCTTCAAGAGCGGCTTACACCGCATCGGCTAA
- a CDS encoding helix-turn-helix domain-containing protein, with translation MPSFGHMGRIPTDMPAAWSLDQLRYEVRASGDVDEHAGNISAWQQEYDQLSCGRFAGQVRELWIDGPRLQVFHEHTAQETSQQCMPWQGAVWFGISDARHREPLHFCGTQHSNADRTVMRARARDGFALRTPRDFGIYGVVMDEDWLHAQADALGLAPLPSLAQAAAIAPAVHTALCQTIEALLRLGSSGETGQAWGRVALNALLSHLLRLLASTGDESAALPALRASQRRFATVMAARELASRPNHEALSVDDLCARLHLTRRTLQNHFQSVVGESPADFLKAVRLNACRRHLREASTTAQTVQDVAAQWGFFHMGHFSQDYKLMFGELPSQTLRQPPTRH, from the coding sequence ATGCCCTCCTTCGGCCATATGGGCCGCATCCCCACCGACATGCCCGCAGCCTGGTCCCTGGACCAACTGCGCTACGAAGTGCGCGCCAGCGGCGACGTGGACGAGCATGCCGGCAACATCTCGGCCTGGCAGCAGGAGTACGACCAGCTGTCCTGCGGGCGCTTTGCCGGCCAGGTGCGCGAGCTGTGGATCGACGGCCCGCGGCTGCAGGTCTTCCACGAGCACACGGCCCAGGAAACCAGCCAGCAGTGCATGCCCTGGCAAGGTGCGGTGTGGTTCGGCATCTCTGACGCCCGCCACCGCGAGCCCCTGCATTTCTGCGGCACGCAGCACAGCAACGCCGACAGGACCGTAATGCGCGCCCGGGCCCGCGACGGCTTTGCGCTGCGCACGCCGCGTGATTTCGGTATCTACGGCGTCGTCATGGACGAAGACTGGCTGCACGCCCAGGCCGACGCCCTGGGCCTGGCGCCACTGCCCAGCCTGGCCCAGGCAGCGGCGATTGCCCCCGCCGTGCACACCGCCCTATGCCAGACCATCGAAGCCCTGCTGCGCCTGGGCAGCAGCGGCGAAACAGGCCAGGCCTGGGGCCGGGTGGCGCTCAACGCCCTGTTGTCCCACCTGCTGCGCCTGCTGGCCAGCACTGGCGACGAGAGCGCCGCCCTGCCCGCATTGCGCGCCAGCCAGCGCCGCTTTGCCACGGTGATGGCCGCGCGTGAACTGGCCAGCCGCCCCAACCACGAAGCCCTGAGCGTGGATGATCTGTGCGCCCGCCTGCACCTCACCCGGCGCACGCTGCAGAACCACTTCCAGAGCGTGGTGGGCGAATCACCCGCGGATTTTTTGAAGGCCGTACGCCTGAACGCCTGCCGGCGCCACCTGCGCGAGGCCAGTACGACAGCGCAAACCGTGCAGGACGTGGCCGCCCAATGGGGCTTCTTCCACATGGGCCATTTCTCGCAGGACTACAAGCTGATGTTTGGCGAGCTGCCATCGCAGACGCTGCGGCAGCCGCCGACGCGGCATTAG